The Salvelinus namaycush isolate Seneca chromosome 5, SaNama_1.0, whole genome shotgun sequence genome segment catttttaaaaaacaagTGTTTTAATATGCGTTTTAAATCGATTTTGGCAAAATACCTCTGCACAATCTCACTGCCAAATAGCTGCAGATTAGGAGCAGCGCACAAAGGTGTGTGCTCTCAATTTGCAGCGGGCAGCCAAATTTGTCGGATTAAACATCCACGTTTAATCCTGTTTTCCTACCCTTGCCCTGCTTATTAGATATTATGCACATCGATAGCTTGACCGCAAACGTCCTCGCCATGTGATGCATCACAGTAGCAGGCAGCAGTAATCTAAATGATCAGACCGAAAACAGAGGAAAAGTGATAGGGGTGTAATTATGACGCAAGTGGAGATGGAGAAATACAGCGtcactctatccaatcagagcagcaggatcAACGTACAGCCCACCCTTCTCTTTACAGACAGGTAAACTAGCCAGTTGAGTTAATTAGACCACGTAAAACCTTATACGACTGACTGACATGAGAAAGTCGTTTTTGTAATTATCAGTGATATTAATCGTATCCAGAAAATTGCCTATATCCGTTACAAGACTTGTTTTGTCCAACTACTCAGCACACCCCCTAATGTAGTAGTAGTCCCCTTTCAGGTTTAGAAGTGGCTGCTAAATGCTAATTCCCGTTCGTATAAGGtaattagcatagctagcattcAGAAATCGGTGGTGTTTTTTTAGaaactgtaatgcagttgattggtgatcacatgaacatgtattggtcttgacatccatacaagcattatactccGATTTTTACTTCAAAAGTGTGACATACATGTAAACAATACCCTAAATGTAGGTTAGTTTCGCTGGGGGGCAATGAGGAGACACTGGATATTTCCCCCCCCACACGTTTCCATGgcaattccattgttttggtcCAGTTCGATTGACCTCTTTACTGCATCTATAAGGGGTCTGACTTCATCCAGGCTATACAGTCTCACGTTTGAAAACTTGTCCATGTTTATCCCCTAAAAGTGTAAGccgttgaggggggggggggggggggggctgtcccttttccagctgggttacaaaactgcacattttagagtggccttttattgtcccccagcacaaggtgcacctatgtaatccagctgtttaatcatcttcttgatatgccacacctgtcaggtggatggattagctTGGCAAAGGTGAAATGCACAGGGATGTAAAACAAATGAGAAAAATCAGCTTTTAGTGTGTATGGAACATTACTGgcatcttttattttagctcatgaaaccaacCCTTTACATGCTGGGTTTATATTGTTGATCAGTATAGATCCTACAACCGAAGTCACTAGAGTGCGACTCCCCGTAGTATGTTGTACCTCATTTCCCTCCAGGGAACAGTaggatttcagtttgtattgactgctatgtgaTCAGGTCAACGCAGACAAATAGGATAAATCAGTTCCAATGAATGAAGGATGATGTCTGAAAGCAGGAATTCCTGATTGCTTAAGgtggagaaaaaaataaaaaatcataaAGTGTAAAAGTTGAAGGTCAGACTCCTCACCCCCACTAGGCATGTTCCTGGGCACGCTGCTGCTGGTCTCCATGGACCCCTCCTGTCCCATCTGCTCGTCAGGGGGCATGTAAGCCGGGGGTGGGGTATCAGCTGGAGGAAAAACACCACAATGGACTGATAGTtaggagaccagatgctgctgatGACAAATggctgtccacacacacacagacagacagagaggacggacacatatacacacacacacaactcccaaGAGGAGTTAAAACCCATCCACCACCACAGGATCTTTCTCTACCCGGAAACAGGTGTAGGGTTTCACACACATCCGCCACATGGAACACTAATGTATGGACAGTCCCATAAGTGTTGTATTACACAACCACTGATGAACACAGAAATTGAGAAACGTTTCAAGTGGGGTGTGGGTGGGGACTGTTGGTAATGTTTTCTAATGAGAAGACTGGTCTTCCTACAGACCAGATGGACCAAGCACCAGTGACTCCGTCAataaaaaaaaagtggtcagatgaagcagatgctaagctacaggtctgttttgctagcacagcctggaatgttccgggattcttccgatggcattgagtacTACGCcatatcagtcactggcttcatcagtaagtgcattgaggacgtcgtccccacagtgaccgtacgtacatactccaaccagaagccatggattatagccaacatccgcactgagctaaagggtagagttgccgctttcaaggagcgggactctaacccggaaactTAAGAAATCCCGCGACGCCcgccgacaaaccatcaaacaggcaaagcgccaatacaggactaagagcGAATTGTACTACACAGGTTCCGactctcgtcggatgtggcagggcttgcaaatcattacagactacaaaagggaagcacagtcgagagctgcccagtgacacgagcctaccagacgagctaaactactttaTGCTTGCTccaaggcaaataacactgaaacatgcatgagagcaccaactgttccggatgactgATCATGCTAttcgcagggccagatggattaccaggacatgtactccaagaatgcgctgaccaactggcaagtgtcttcactgacattcacaacctctccctgtccgattctgtaataccaacatgtttaatGCAGACCGCCATAgcgttcttggacacagggagtaaggcaacctgcctaaataactactgacccatagcactcccgtctgtagccatgaagtgctttgaaaggctgtcatggctcacatcaacaccattaacccagaaaccctagacccactccaatttgcataccgccctaacagatccacagatgatgcaatctctattgcactccacactgccctttcccacctggacaaaaggggcacctatgtgagaatgctgttcattgactacagctcagagttaaacaccatagtgccctcaaagctcatcaataagctaaggaccttgggactaaacatctccctctgcataTCCGCCAGGCTGATCCTCAGCACAGGAGCCACTCGGGGGTGTGTGCGCattccccttctgtactccctgttcactcatgactccaacaccatcattaagtttgccgttGACAACAGcggaaggcctgatcaccgacgagacagcctatagggaggaggtcagagacctggccatgtggtgccaggacaacaacatctccctcaacgtgatcaagacaaaggagatgattgtggactacaggaaaaggaggatcgagcacgcccccattctcatcgacggggctgtagtggagcatgttgagagcttcaagttccttggtgtccacatcaaactaacatggtccaagcacaccaggacagttgtgaagagagcatgacaaaacctattccccctcaggagattgaaaagatatggcatgggtccccagatcctcaaaaggttctacagctgcaccatcgagagcatcctgactggttgcatcactgcctggtatggcaactgctcggcatctgaccataaggcgctacagaaggtagtgcgtaaggcccagtacatcactggggccaagcttccatccaggacctctataccaggcgatgtcagaggaaggccccaaaaaattgtcttaggctccagccaccctagtcatactgttctctttgctaccgcacggcaagcgctaccggagcgtcaagtctaggtccaagaggcttctaaacagcttctacccccaagccataagactcctgaacatctaatcaaatggctacccagactatttgcattgccccccaccCACTCTTTTTGCACCactgctactctgttatctatgcatagtcactttaataactctacctacatgtacacattacctcaaataaacggtgccccccgcacatttgactctgtaccggtaccccctgtatatagtctcgctattgttattttactgctctttaattacttgttccttttatttcttattcgtatatattttaaatgacattgttgattaggggcttgtaagtaagaatctCACTTGAaggactacacctgttgtattcagtgtatgtgacaaataaaatttgatttagaattagaaaaaaatataaaaatgcaacaaataattaaaacagcagtaaaataacaagcgaggctatataaaaatgggtaccggtacagagtcaatgtgcgggggaaccggttagtcgaggtaatatgtacatgtaggtagagttagtgactatgcatagataataaacagagagtagcagcagcgtaaaagaggggtctgggtagcacATAGAAGTGACAGCACTAGCACTGCAGTGACTCAACCCTGGGGGTAATTTACCACAATTTTAAAAATACAAAAAGCCATATTCCCTGCTGCAATTATGCCTGACTACAGCGGCTCATGCATCTTTTCATCAGCAAATCTCACTGGctggagatagatagatagatacacatCAGAATAGGAGCTATGTTGGGCCCAGCGATGGGCCCACTGACACTCAACCTGACGCCAGGCTTTGTTACTCTTTAGTTGGCATTTTGATTGTTCCCCCTGGCTGTCAGAGGACCCTGGTTTGTATCATGGACTTATCATCACAAACTGTTAGAAATCACACCAAATTGTCCTCCACTAATTTCTATTTACATTCTCACTGAGGTCAAAGGCAGTGTGAGACCAGGTGAAGTGTACAAGTGTGAATACATGACATAAGCTAACAGCATATTATGTCGTAATAGCAGCCATGGTAACTGACTATCAATAAACACATAGGTGCATGATATATGATAGGAGTGTATACTGACATCTACCTGGAAGCTGGAAGGGGCTGGAGGGCCCGGAGCTGGCAGGAGAGTTGGGGTAGGTGCCCACCCCTCCGCTGGAGGCTGGGGAGGGAGGGTAGGGGGAGTTTGGGGAGATTGGGAAGGAGGTGACGCTGCCCCCGCTGTGCTGCTGGAAGGACTCTGGGAAGGTGGCGTTCAGGGGCATGTGGGGCTCGTTGTGAGTCATGTTCCTGAACTGGACCAGGAGGCTGTGTTGGGGGTTGAACTCACTGTGGCGAGGCACCAACACCGGAGGCAGCACTGGTAGAgaagaaatttaaaaaatatatatacacattggGATTGAAGAGACTTTAAAAAATAAACCTTGAGACACTGTACAGTATTTCATCTGAAACCAGTGAAAACATAGGTACTACACATTAATGAAGGAATGTCGTCATTTGGGACTGTTGTGCATTTCAACTGAAAGGACTTGCATCCATCTAGCCTTCACATTTGAATGAAAGTGCTTTCAATACCAGTTCTCTTCTTGTTTCCCATTacattcaacaacaacaaaaacatactATATGACGCAGATCCTATTGATCAGGTCATTTTGAAAGTCCTTGTCCTGTGCTCTGCTCCTCCCCCTCCCTGACTGACAGCTCTTCATTAACCAATACAAAAGGTAAATATCACGTCGCGCGCGAGGAGACAAGAGAACACATTTATCTCTAAGGACGCAGCCAGAATGTCCCATATTGTTTTGATGAAAATCAACTTGAGGCAAATTTATTGGAAACTCTAATCTATATAGTATGAATAGTCCGTACTCTGCATTCACTTAAACGGTAACTTAAGACAAATGAGCCTTACTGTGTCCTACGCATTTCTTGTTGAAAGACGTGGACAACAGCCACAAATTAATCACACGTATAGGCTAAGGTCTTGCAATGCATTAGATTGAGTCGATACTGTAATAGGAACGAAAACAAGATGTACCTGGGCTCTCTACTCTCTTGTAGTGGTAGGGGTTAATGCAGACCTCCTTCTGCTTGGAGCCGAAGGGGTAGTCACACACCTCCAGAGGTTTGAGCTCGTGGTGAGACTGTAGGTCGGGCCACCTCCACACTCTGCAGTAGATAACGTGGGGGAGACCTTTACGATGGGATACCTGGAGACGACCATCCAGAGACCGAGGGATGGTCACACACTTACCTGGCAGGGCAGGAGATGGAGAGACGGGTTTTAGGAAAGGGGAGAAAATATCTGGACCAAGTATCATGATGATCTCTCTCTTAGTCATCTAGAATACTCTATGATCCAGAGATAGACACACACCgtctgcctcacacacacacacacctggcctgAAATTGACAAAGTATGACACCGCACGCACACagtacactacagacagacagggtcacTCACTGGGTTGCCCTGGGCTGCTGAGGGCTTTCTCCAGGTCCTCCATGGctcccttcttcttcttcagtttcttgacCAGGGCGTCAACAGCCTTCTCAGCCCATTTCTCCTCCTCGTCCCCCTGCTTCCACCCCAGCAGACGCTTCACAGCTGGACTGGTGAAGGAGAACAGGCTGGACATAGAGGTCATGGTGCTGCTGTCCGGGGTgagaaggagtggagggagagagaaatgtaCCAGGAAGTTACGGGATTGACGAGTCGTCTTCTTGGATCGTGtacaacagggagagagagagtgtgtttgggGAAGGGGAGTGTAGAGAGGAGGCTTAGCCTTGCACACCAAGGACAGGAAATAGAGGCAGGACGCAGGCAGGacacagctgctgctgctcaggAAAGGAGAGCCTGCCGTGAGGTGGGATGTACCCTGGAGCTGGGTCACAACCAACCCCACTGAGGGGAGTGCAGTTTGGGGAACAAGTTCAGCTAAGATCAGGCCTCTGGGACACAACAGCCCAGAGGATTTACAAACGTAGCTAGTCAATAGGCAGGCATAAATAGGAAAAGGACCTattatctccctctctcgttctgtctctctggTTAGGTCCGTACCATATGATGAGGTGGCCAGAGCCTGGGTAAAGGTCTAGTGTGGAACCTGGAGGGGGAAAAGAAGAGAAGCTGTGTTAGAAATATATTGCACAACAGAATCCTCAGGTCAGGTGACATCTAAGGCCGGGGCGATACCAGTATCACCATACTccttagtatcgtggcaaggaaacaaaacacttaGCGGATTTGACTtgtttaggaaaacagccctaatgttggaaacaaaagTCATGCGGTTTTGTCATTTACCACCCTATAGCAGACAATATTTCACATACAGCAGCTTTTTAAGGACCAAAGAGTTGGTTGACCAAGATTTTTTAGTTGAGCAGTGGcaaatatttaagcaataaggcacaagggggaGTGGTATATGGGCAATTTACCACGGCTAAGGGGTGTTCTTAGACACAGCGCAatgtggagtgcctggacacatcccttagccgtggtatattggccatataccacaaacccccccgaggtgccttattgctattataaactggttaccaatgtaattagagcagtaaaaataaatgtgtcaaaacccgtggtatacagtctgataaaccacggctgtcagcattcagggctcgaaccacccagtttataaataaaaaataatttatgGCACACGAGATGCCTGTCTGAGCGGACTAGTCCATAGTGGAGGCCGCGGGgatggcacaccagtatcacATTTACCatcatttctaatctacaatgtttgtttggttacggtaAATTCTGTTAatacattcaatatattattacagtcttacattgttggagtggacacgttgttcgcagagcgcacaacctaggctacacttgtgaggaaggttttggtttatttcattccatttatgaCTTGTTAATTTAGTAAtcgtcttttgtttggagcgctcctgtcaatctTGAGTAAGGACGTGCACCTgattaggcctacttctatgcctatcggctacctggcctgcgtgcAAACGTAGGCCTATAAAAATGTggccatttggggatctgatcgTATTTCTGGATTGGCTTAGCGCACCACCACTAacgagttgtggagcttctcaaagtagtGTTTTCTTTACCTCAAAACAGCAAGTAAACTAAGTCCGTCtctacatccattgagaatgacaatagttccttaaCGTAGCCTATTTGacaaatctttccagctctctccccttCGATGACCACTCGGCATTGAAAGGGGAAAAAATGTTTACACCGGATCAGAGCGTGACGTCATAGAAtcggcctacctgattacttcttatcccttgcacaaatatcctacagctgtgtctgtctggggCACACTGGTGTTAATAGttcatacaatgtttcaagttccttgaagACAGGCCATGGGTGGCCAaggtgatttctaggatatttctttattttccttcttttttattttttaaatcaggcTATTTTCTACCTGTGAggtgcaatgtttttatttgttggctttatgtaggttaCTTTTACCTATTGCCAATGGCAACAGAAGTTACATTTAAATAGAATTTTGATAAACCACATGCTATTGATTTTGAGCTATGaagactattataaattaaactgttccacgaaaatgtgcatatgaaaatcgtAACTGACACAGACCAGCGAAAATGTTACGttaacttggcactccaaataGAAAAAGGTTGCCGACCACTAGTGTAGCCTATTAACGGCAACTGCAGGAGCATAAAGGCAGAATCTGcaaaggccagcagcagcagaaGGGTCGGGAACAGGTTTATTtgctatattgatctctggctccctcgtCAGTAATTTGCGTCATTTTTAAAAATCGcggtgcttaaagcatcagacttgctcagtagcctacatgtagttgattttattcaaacatagggtgtgtctatatatggtattttttttttttaattggtcGAATCGATTGGTTAAAAGAACAGACGCCTCTCGGTCAACCAAGGTTTTACTTTTTAGTCTGGGACAGCCATACTGggtggacagagacagaaagaagacAGAAAATACAGGCATTGCCGCACAGCTGTTGAAAAACAGCCCTAGCAGAGAGGATGTGAGGCCACTGAAAGCTCCTTTCTCATCATATCCCTCCCTTACGGCACACAGCTGTCCAACAACACCAGGCAGTTTAGAGCTTCATGTTCCATTGTTACAATAGAGGGAAAAAAGCAGTAGTGGAGTCTTATAGGCAATGAAAGATACCCTACACTTCAGTCACCACAGGGAAAAATTGTGAGCTTTGCATGTGTGATGAAGTGAGATGGCAGGGAATACAATGACAACTAAATGTAGCAGATACTAGCTAGGCTATTCACTGACTCTCTAAATATCCATGCAGGTGTGTCGTTTCATCCATGACTATATGGATAACTAGGTTATAGGTAGGTAAGCAAGCTCTCTGGACACAGCCCGTCTAAATAATCGGCTGGTTTCTGTGAGGCTGTAATGCCAAGTGAGCGACGACAGCAATACAATAACGACAGGAAACGAGGTGCACAGAGTCCAGTGACTGATAACATCACTTCACACCTAAGTCTTTTCCTGCCTGGCTGTCCTGTAGCAACAACACAAACAGTGTCTGGATGAAGAGTCTGACCGTCACCATGGGTACCAGGTTTTTGAGAGTGCCTCACTTGAATAACCATTGGGCAGAACAGAATCTTGTTGAGATGAAGCTGAGAAGTTCAGCGAAATGTATAGCAACATTCAACAGACTGAGAAAATAATACAGAACGTTGAGACAATTCTGACATGGCATGCTCTGGCTACACGGTGAAAGTGAAGGGCGAAACAAAGGATGGTTCAGGTAACTAAGCATGAGATGTCTCCCCATCCCCACCCAAGGAGATACTCAAGAGAATATTGCCTAATTGCCTGATCATTTATCTGACACCAGACACCCACACTATCCCGGAGGTCTGACATCATCATTACTGCAGGATGACAAATCAAAATGCCTGAATACTGGATTAAAATGGGTGGCAACACCTCAACTACGGGGTTGAATACATTATCTAGTGACTTTCATCTTGTGTATCTTTTTTAAAACACATTATTCAAAGCTTGTTAAGGTACTTGACCCATAATCACAACCATTATACCACTGAAGCTTGAAATCAACACGTCCCGATTCCCTAACATACACCTTTGTCGACGTAGCTAGTTACATTGAACACTGTGACAAAGTAGCTTACTTCCAAGGTAGACAAGAACTgtacttgctagctagctaagcatGACATGTTAACTAGTAAGTATACAATTTGATGAAATacacatagctagctagccatgtgTATTTCGTGTCAGAGATCTATATCAATAATTACGCATGTAGCTAACTTTAAGTGATTATGGCTAAGAGTGGAAAATATTCATTTTCATCCATTTCGCTAATTTTGCTATCTCGTTAGCTAGTTGGTTAAACTTAGCCAAGTAGCTACCGTTAGCTAGCTCAACACGCTACAAGTTAATTAAGTTAGCCAGTTGGTAATCGAGTTGAACCGAATTGATGGTACAATCAAAGTTGTTCGTGTGGTTTTACATGGCTGACGTTAACCCGTCCTATTTTGACCACAAATATCGTCTTTATCTCCCCCATTCTAGCTAATTAGCTACGTTCTCCTCCACCATTCCAGAGATAACTTTTTCAATCACttctctagctagctagttacaccCCACCCCCTCTGGAAAAGTACCCAAGCCTAGCTTTACTGATTAAAACTTGGTAATTGTGTAACCTACCCATGGAAACATGCTTATCTAGTGGATAAGCTATCATTTCATCGCATACCTTTCAAGAACTGAGGCAGGCTGGTCGCTTCCTTAGTACTTTTCTCTATTTAAAGCCGTTTTTTTTGTGTGACTTTTTTCCCCCCCAAAGCCTTTCCCAAACTCTCCCCGACTCCTCTGTCCAAGCGTCAAGTAGACTGGGAGGCGGAGCGCATATCCCTCCGCTAAATGAGAGATTTTACTCTCAAATGTTCTTGATCATCGGTTTCTTCTATTTTACACTTTGTCACGAGTCTTCTTCAAATGAGGGCTATTCCATGTTAACAGAGTGATGctgatacattttaaagtgaaaaatctgattATGTCAAACAAAAGCCAACGATTgcaaccatacaactctatgtaAAATGATTACTTTTAAACAATTTCCACAGAACATtctacaaaaacacatttacttgaagaacagtgcagatgcaaagtttggtaacagaatgacggtttgtgctgtttgtgctgtcattctgttaccaaacgttGGATATGCACTGCTCGTcaagtaaataataataattattatttattacatttgtaaAACACTTTTCATTATACAGAATAATCTCAAAgtgcataaaataaaaaaatgtaaccaaatagaatacaataaaaaaaaaaatgttttaactgtTCTGTGAAAATAATTAAAAgcagtccttgtgcatagagttgtaatGATTTGTTTAACTTCGCAATGATGTGTCTTTATTGGACATGCATTTTAAaatgaaaaatctgagtctcaccATCACTCTGTTCCTGTGGAATTGCCCATGAGCAGTTTGTGTAAAGAAATATATTGTAAAGAAAAATTATCATAATCGTACATCAGCAGATACTGTGATCTGTGGTCCACTGAATCAGACAATACAGGACTGtctcgctagcacagactggaatatgttctgggattcatccaataacATTGAGGAggttaccacatcagtcaccggcttcttcaataagtgcatcgatgacatcatccccacagtgactgtacgtacatacctcaaccagaagccaatgaattacaggcaacatccgcactgagctaaacgCTAGAGCTGATCCTTTCAAGGAGCTGGACACTAATTCAGATGTTTATAAGAAGTCTCACTATGGCCTCCGACGAGCCATCAAAACAGGTAAAGCATCAATCCAAGACTAAGATTGAATACA includes the following:
- the LOC120047877 gene encoding mothers against decapentaplegic homolog 5-like isoform X1, yielding MTSMSSLFSFTSPAVKRLLGWKQGDEEEKWAEKAVDALVKKLKKKKGAMEDLEKALSSPGQPSKCVTIPRSLDGRLQVSHRKGLPHVIYCRVWRWPDLQSHHELKPLEVCDYPFGSKQKEVCINPYHYKRVESPVLPPVLVPRHSEFNPQHSLLVQFRNMTHNEPHMPLNATFPESFQQHSGGSVTSFPISPNSPYPPSPASSGGVGTYPNSPASSGPSSPFQLPGRSDTPPPAYMPPDEQMGQEGSMETSSSVPRNMPSGDVQPVEYEEPSHWCSIVYYELNNRVGEAYHASSTSVLVDGFTDPSNNKNRFCLGLLSNVNRNSTIENTRRHIGKGVHLYYVGGEVYAECLSDTSIFVQSRNCNYHHGFHPTTVCKIPSGCSLKIFNNQEFAQLLAQSVNHGFEAVYELTKMCTIRMSFVKGWGAEYHRQDVTSTPCWIEVHLHGPLQWLDKVLTQMGSPLNPISSVS
- the LOC120047877 gene encoding mothers against decapentaplegic homolog 5-like isoform X2 — protein: MTSMSSLFSFTSPAVKRLLGWKQGDEEEKWAEKAVDALVKKLKKKKGAMEDLEKALSSPGQPSKCVTIPRSLDGRLQVSHRKGLPHVIYCRVWRWPDLQSHHELKPLEVCDYPFGSKQKEVCINPYHYKRVESPVLPPVLVPRHSEFNPQHSLLVQFRNMTHNEPHMPLNATFPESFQQHSGGSVTSFPISPNSPYPPSPASSGGVGTYPNSPASSGPSSPFQLPADTPPPAYMPPDEQMGQEGSMETSSSVPRNMPSGDVQPVEYEEPSHWCSIVYYELNNRVGEAYHASSTSVLVDGFTDPSNNKNRFCLGLLSNVNRNSTIENTRRHIGKGVHLYYVGGEVYAECLSDTSIFVQSRNCNYHHGFHPTTVCKIPSGCSLKIFNNQEFAQLLAQSVNHGFEAVYELTKMCTIRMSFVKGWGAEYHRQDVTSTPCWIEVHLHGPLQWLDKVLTQMGSPLNPISSVS